The following DNA comes from Mugil cephalus isolate CIBA_MC_2020 chromosome 6, CIBA_Mcephalus_1.1, whole genome shotgun sequence.
TCTGCCTCTAGTTTTTGAGATAATGTAAGAATTTTGACAAGTGTCCTGTTGCCCCGAAGCTGTACGTGCTTTGTCTTGTGTAAATGGAAATTATTATTAGACAAACTAAACAACCGGTTCCCACCTCAAACCATCTGATGTACAACATCACCGCCAAAGATCTTTTGTCTATCTGGACTAAATGTGGAGTTTAATTTGAATGTGATGCAGATGTTACTGTCACTAATTTAATAAGATGTTGAGTAGAAGAAATATGTCATGGAATTATCACAAAGTATCTTTGATTTCCTTAAACTTGAACTCCTCAGATGCACATGTTTGtatactttaatttaaaaagaatatgCACTGAGTTGTGAAATGACATTAAGGCTTGTATGTAAATGTTGTTGGATGCCGTTTTCTTCCTGTATACTTTTCTTACGATAAAAGTTCTCAGGTACTATTTGTTGGTTTTGATTTTCCACTTGAAATGCCTATATTAATGTCTGGTTGTAATCACTCCATCTTAGTTCTGACATGCCATCATGAGTTTCCTTTTGAATATGAAGCGAATGAAAGTCCAACATGTGGCTTAGAGCTGCTCCATGTGACAAAGGTTGATTGGCTTTAAACTTACAGATAGTGTGGAGTCAGCCAGGACCACTGTGTTCATGTTCTGTGAATCTGGGTGAAAATTAGTTATACATAGCATTCTATAGGCCACTTTCAATGTAAGCAATTTTCATGTCACACTGGGAAAAGCAAAATAGCTGGCCATCAGTATTGGCAACTTCTGTGCTTTTcaaaaatgtggaaataaaaaccCATGATGTAACTGGTAACtcataaaataaagtgtttgttttcgGATGCGTCAGAGAGCCCAAAGTGCTAATTTTGGATTCATGACCTCAGTTGTGGCTGTGGCTCTGCCGTGATTATGTCACAGGGTCTCGAGCTGTGTCCAAAATCCATGCAGTGGACTAACACTGAGCAGGTTGCAAGTTTGTAGTGTGTTCTTACTGGAAAAGTGGCAAATATAACTAAATCTGGCCTTCGTGTTTGCATGGTGTTGGACACTACTCTTTCATGAAGCCATACACAAAAGTCTCCACatctattttaaaataaaatctggttATTTTAAGACACTGGTAAAATTTAAATAGTGTGTGGAGTTGGGACACGGTATAAAATCCACTGTATGTTGGAacagttcattaaaaacaaaacaccaaaaccTTGGCTGTAAATCACTTTACTTGAAccattggagaaaaaaaaaagacatacattATTTTACTTCAAGTCCACttataaatcacatttttgtttagtttgaaacatttcttttttaaaactggtcactaagcaaaacaaaaaaaacataatgaaatataAACTTAAAGAACTCGATGTGCTGTCTGAGTCCATTTAATTTCCATCCAGTCAGTGCACCATAACTACCCGACTGGGCTCAAGGGTTTCTGCTGATGGTGAGCAGgatcagtctgttctgattcaGCTGCTGTTTGGCATCATTCCCAGATAGGCAGAGAAGCTTATTTTACACTCTGTTGCTTCTTTTTTAACATCACTCCCTGGCTGAGGCGTTCTGGCCAAAGAGGCTGCGATACAGTTCGCTACGTGCCTCATCGCTCATTGAGCTGTGGTCAATAGGAGCCATGAAATTCACTAGCTTACTGTGGATGTGGAATCGCACTTTGCGCCCCTTGCTGGCTTTTGTGTCCACCTTCTTCTTGATCTTGCTACGCAGTTTCTGGATGGCCAACCACTGCCTGCCCATAGCCACCTGATCATTGGGGTCTGCTGCACTCGTCTTGCGCTCAATCAGCTCCCTCAGTAGCTGGTGGTAGAAGTCGTCGTCATCAAATATGTCCTCATCCAGATCTTTCAGATGTGTGTTGGCCTTCAGCGGTTGGTCTACCActtctccctctgtgatgttgTTGTCAGACATGACTGCAGAGGCTTCTTTTTTGCCAAGTACTCTGTACTCAGAGCGCTTGGTTTGTGTCCGCCGCACGAGCCTTTCATTGTCCATCAGCACCTGCTCAACCTGGGTCAGAATATTCCTTTCAAATGCACCGAAACCTTTGTTACTTTTGCCCATAGTCAGCCTAGTTTTGTCGTGCCACTTCTGCAGCGTGGCATTGCTGTATGGCTGGAAAGCTGCGAAACGCTTAGCCATGAAGTCGGGATATTCTGACATCTCCAGTTTTCGTTTGGGCACTCCAGACTCCCGCACTGGGCTTTCTTTGTTCTCATCACTGTCGATCTCCTCGTCTTCGCTCTGATCTGCCCTCTTCCCCACAGCGATGGTCCTAGTGTCCGTATTTTGGTACAGCAGATGGTCGTGCAGCTCCAGCAGGGACCTCTGAAGAGCCTTCAAAGCTTTGTGGGTGTTCTTCATCGCCCCTGTGAGCTCAGTTCCACCCAGCCTCTTGAACTCTGGCAAAGTCTGAGGCTGTGGGAGCTGGTTGGAAGTCGCCAGAGCTTTCTGGATTTTGATTCGCCCCTCGAGCAGATGGTCCCACAGAGCCAGCTGGTTCTTCACAGCCTTGCCTTTCTCAACCTCCTCGTCCACTTTATCGCGGGAAAATGTGCGGACAGGTCCTTCTtccatctcatcatcatcatcatcatcatcatcttcgtcgtcgtcatcatcatcaccagaaCCTCCATCTTCAATGCTACCTTCAGACTCCTCATCgctgccatcatcatcatcttcactgACTCCCAGTTCGTCCATGCCCTCTGTTAGTTTGTGGAAATCCACTCCTTTAGGAAATGTGATGTCTGAATCCATCTTAGAGGACATTTTAGCATTTGGGTGTGAATCACTGTCCactaactcctcctcctcgtcgtcatcttcatcctccatAGAATCGTCTTCCTCATCTTCACCACCTTCTTCTATactaccttcttcttcttcttcttcttcttcctcatcctcctcctcaacctcctcgccgtcatcatcatcatcagatccTTCAATATCCATCAACAGTTGTTTACGGGACACTGCCTTCCCCACATACCGTCTGTCAGTGTCAGAAAGCAGTGATGTGTTGTGCTTCCGCAGAGCACTGAAACCGACCCCATCTTCATCGTCGTCCTCATCTAACCTTTCTGTCACTTTGGCTTTGGTCGCCTCATCGCCGTCATCCTCTGGATCTGCAAATTTTGGCAAAGGATTTAATAATTCCTCGAGCTGTTGTGAAAACGAGCCAGCCATTGCCGAAAGTTTACAACAACCACACGTGTGGCGAACTTCAGATCGCTGGTGTGCGACGGTGGTTGGGATGACGTCAAAAGAATGCGACGACCCTTAGCGATGTACGGCTTTTTTAACCCTGCGTAAAGTCTTTCAGGCATAATCTCAATAACAATACGGTTCATAAATAACTACTTgtttgaaaaaacaacagcaaatgaATAACAGTAATAACTTTGACCCAGGGAAACCTTAATCTTTCATAACCGGTAAGGATAACgagtgaaaatatataaaacttgAAATACAAAAGTGAACCATCCCCCAAATCATCAGAATTTTCACAGCAACACAGTTCAATAAAATTACTGTTATTCTCGTGACATGCAAAGGCAATTActagtttattaaatatatttaaacataacgGTGAAACGTATTCTTTTGCAGAGAGAACTGGTTTGGATCAAATACCTGAAAGACCAAATCCGGGCCAAAATAACCCGTCCCCCTTTATGATCCTCTACGCATGCGCAAACTAGTAACAGACTCCGTGGTGTTCTTGCTAGCTGTAGCTAAGCCTTGCTCGCCAGACTTCAGCAGAACGTGAATTTTCTGGAGAGTAAATATGTCAACAAGCGACTTCTATTTGAGATATTATGTTGGACACAAGGGAAAGTTTGGACACGAGTTCCTTGAATTTGAATTCAGACCTGACGGTGAGTTTAGTTTGACGGTAACACAGACAAGTTAGCTGTTCTTCGTGTCGCAAGCCTCCCGGCAGTGCCTAGGCCGCAGCGGACTCGGCGAGTTTCTAGCGCCAAATTCTCTGTTTCGCTTCGACTGTAAATGTGCTAATGTTTATGGCTGTAATGCTACTGCTGCCTTTATTTATTAGAAACTACGTAATTTAAGATCTattctctgtgtgtgcgccGCATGTGGCCTGCTTGAATGAAGTCACTGAATGAAGTCACTACAAACTGAATGTGTTTCTCCCCCCTCAGGTAAACTGAGATATGCAAACAACAGTAACTACAAAAATGACGTCATGATCAGGAAAGAGGTAATTAACGACAATGAATatgctttttaaaattgtgAATAACTTTTTAAGAGTGTAGCTAAACTGTATGTGAACTAGGAAGTGGCTCCATGGTCATTCATTTAAAGGGGGGGTTGGTAATCCCATTCTCATTCAAGTACCTAAATTCAGTAAACTTCACAGTACATGCAAATGCTCTTGCGTTCTAATGACAATACGATAAGTGACAATGGGCACATTTACACTGCTGCATCGACacttgtttctattattttgcgTCCCTATTTTGGTCAGTGGGCTAGACAAAGTAACAGTCAGTTTAGTGTTTAAATCAATccagtttaaaagaaagaaactttatCCTCCCAGTTGAATTAACATGTCTGTTGTGTAAATCAAACATTTGAAGTGGGATTTAGTGCAGCACTgttgtattaaaatgtatttcactaGTTTACTTAATGAactgacatgtgactgttttcattatgaaaatatatcaAAGCTTGAAGGTTTCCAGAGttacatctgtttttctttttttttttttttcacccactcAGGCATACGTACACAAAAGTGTGATGGAGGAGCTTAAGAGGATCATCGACGACAGTGAAATCACCAAGGAAGACGATGCACTGTGGCCGCCCCCTGACAGAGTTGGCAGACAGGTTCGTAATATTCGTTTGCCTCTCCATTATCTTCCCATATTTGTAATTTCGAACAGTAGCAACAGGTGCTTCTGTGGTTAAGGCCGTTTAAACatatggtttgtttttctgagcttcttccctgaaaacacacagggcCTTGTTTTGATTTTGTCCATACAACACACCATTCAAACAGTCACAGTGTAGTATGGAAAAGGCCAAGAAACTACCgggataacaacaacaacagaagcaAACTGGAgtctggagggagagaaaagggagtGACTCAAGGATTTTCTAATTTGATTTATAAAACTACCAAACATTAAGAGTTTGCTGTTTTGCAAACGATAGAATTCTTGATTGCACAAATCTTTCAGCCTCAAAAGAGCTACATGTCTGTATAAATAGAGGACAGAGTACGATGGCTGCTCATTGTCAGTCTGCTTATTCTTGTCCAGTCTTCTGTTGTGATGAATATGTGTACAAccaagtggaaacaaatgtaCCTTGTGGGACAAGTTAAGTCCAAATCTATTAGATGTGGGTACTCTGCtaagacacaacacagctcaAGGCTTAAATGAACTGTCAATGAATGTTTTGTCCAGTTCGGTGTATATCTCCTCATGGCCTTCGAGCTGTCTGACTTGGGGGGTTGAAGTATCACTGCCTCGTCCTTGATGCATGTTAGCACTTCCAGCAGCAACAGTTTGCATAGCCAGCACCATTGTTTGCTTTCTCTTATTACGGTCTTTGAAAATGCATGCCCATTATTTAGAGGGGGAGCTACTGTTTGGCTGTGGAGTTTAAATATGATCAGTAGGGCTAGTCCCCACACTTTTGATGACTTCAAAAACAAATCATACGGTTACTTACATATAGTACATTAATAATGGTGGCGTGGAATATTGGGTCATGTTTTcatattccttttatttcctcctttgcAAATGAAGTCATATAAATGTAACTGCCCATTATGTGTTTTTCATATCACATAAGTTTTGATGGTTGGTTCCATAGTGTTTTCAGCAGTTACATATTTTGTTGCTGTTATGACATTTTTGGGTCAGTGGACAGAACACACCAGATGTCAGTGTTTGATTTACCCACGGATGTCATTTGCAGTGTTATTCATTAAATTTCTGTGTCAACACCTGCGCTGCACTAAATAAACTCTGCAGCCGTCGGTTTCTaccaaaacattttcaagagCTGCTTTTGTCTAATTTTTTACAGGAGCTGGAGATTGTCATTGGGGATGAACACATTTCCTTCACAACTTCCAAAATCGGCTCCCTGATTGACGTCAACCAGTCAAAGTAAGTGGTGTATCCAGTGGCTGGACACTCCTGAACATTGTATATTTGTTACTAAAACAAGAGTATGACTTAAAATATTGCATTGTTTCAGGGACCCTGAAGGTCTACGTGTGTTCTACTACCTGGTTCAAGATCTGAAATGTCTCGTCTTCAGTCTGATCGGACTTCACTTCAAGATCAAGCCCATCTAAAATGTCGGCTCGAtagttttaatgactttttctgatgtttctgttgTACTACCGCATTTGTACATTTGCTTTTGGTggaactgttttttattttaaataaaggaaGGTGAGAGAAAATGTTGTTCTTTGCTGATATCTTCACCAATACTCTATTACTAACAATGAACAAAAACTGCACtattagaaataaatatgattttaaGTGGGACAATGCTCTTCCtgcaaagaaagagagaaatgtaattaattaaattaagttttacttCAAAATACAATCAATCCCAACAAAACTGTAATCAATAATGACAATTTAAATACAGTGAGTATTCTGTAAATGTTGAGCTTCACATGATTTTTCATAAGGCACAGCATCTCTCTCCTGACATCAACTGCAAAAGAGagttatgaatgaataatgacaaGTAGCACTCTTAGCTGATCTTGGCTGCAGTTGCACAATATAACCCTACAACAGTTAATCCTACCATCAAGCTACGGACTACACTGCTGTCACAATGAACTGTCTggttaaattagtttaaatagAAAGTTATTGCGTTTAACATAGCTTTGTCATTAAATACAAAGTCAATAACCAACACTGGAGATTTAGTTCTCCAACAGTTGCTCTTCCCATGTGTAAACAGATGAAGTTTAATTTACTAACAATGAGGCAACACACAGTTTAATTTCTAAAAGATCTATTTAATTACTGGGATTCTGTTATTCTTCTCGAGAGCCTCCTATGCCgtatgaaatattttactaaTCTCTGTCTTCATTGTgcataaatgtaataatataacCAGAAGCTTTGAATGACAACCGCGCTTACGTTCCCTGTTGcgtaaaactacatttttttttttttttttgtctttggtgaTCAATTTAATTTCTTAGCTGAGTGGCTTCCCTTCTAGGACACTGAAAATGTCCTCTAAAGACTTTTGGACACACTGCAGGAACTCGTGGACGTTGCGAGCTGGATAACTGGACACGTTGCAGCCGATCCAGTTGTCGTGGACGCCGTAGCCCACGCCGAAGCCATCGGGCACCACCGGGGCGAAGCCGCCGAGATTGACGGCGGGGCTGGTGAGGGTGCTGGTGGAcaaaatgttgtggttgatggcGGCGTAAGCTGGATCCGCGTACAGGCTGTGCAGACCTTGGCCTTTTGAGTTGGACAGGTACCGCAGAGCGAACAGGTGACGGTCAAAACCTTGACCTGGTGAGAGAATTAAAAGGGAGCAGTTAGTGGAGTCCACTACTTAATCATCTGTGAGAAGATCACAGGCATTAGCTTGGTATATTTGAACTAGAATGGCACTGTGGCCTCTATAAGAGCTAAAAACACTCGCTAGTCAGACTCTACAGATAACCTCTTCCCTGGATAGCAAACAGGGCGCCACATGCGCCCATTGTTTTTACTTGTTAAATGTTGCAACCAAGATACACAGCTTTTACACATCAGATGTATAGTGTAGCTGTATATATTAGGATGAAGACTAAATTTGAGGTACCTATAAGCGTCAAAGCTATAGTGGCCCAGAGACTTCAACACACTcgaaaacaacaaatgaatgaaataaaacagcacaatgGAAATGTTTCCTAGGATGGACACAGCAGGCTTGTgtttgttgccatggtgaaaGTTATGTAAGTCAACTATCTGTACAATAATAAATTGTGCACAATATTTGACAAAATTAGTTGATCAAACAtcatatatgaataaatatgcatGTAGAATAGTCTCACCCATAGCGGCTTCTTTGGTGAGCTGCCCGTGATATTTTGAGCATTCACTGAGCATGGCCCGCAACTCCGTCGCACTGTGTTTGCCTGGCTCGCAGACAAAGGCGTGCGAGCACTGCTTGGTGTGTATCGTGGCCGGGCGGATGGTCTCCGTGCGGCCGTGCTTGAACGCTGCGGTGCTGCAGGACTCGTACGTGGCTACCGTCTGTCCGTACTGCCTCAGGAAGCCCATCTGAAAAGCCAGCTGGGCGACAGCATCTGGACTCAGCTTGCTCTTCTTCAACTGTTCCTTCCCGCCCTTCTTGAACTCCATGGCGTCGATGGTGAGCTTCGACACGGCCGAGTCGAAGTTCTCCTTTGCTTTTTTGATGCCGTTCTTCAGCTCGCCGTCCAGGTTGAACTGAAGCCTGCGCACAGCGGAGGCTGAATCCACAGCGGCCGGAGCAGAACCCGGGTGTACCAGCGGCTGCTCCGTTGTGTCTTTAAAGACCTCGTTCTGAAAGCGAAGCACAGCTACTCCGTCGCCCCAGGAGTGCTCGAAGTTAATAGCAGCCTGTCCGTCTTTAGTGAGGATGATGGTGAAGGACTTGTCGTACCAGCGGTTGCAGCCATCCCCATGCAGCATGTTGTGGGAGATGTGAATATGGTCCCGCATGCTCTCATCAtccagacagagacagaaaagggcGCTGTCGACGACCCGCAACTCCTCTGCATTTCCAGCTGCGAGGAGCTTCTCCCTGAGCCCGGCCCAAACGTCTCTGTTCTCACTGGTCAGGACGCCCAGAGGGAACTCGGGCGCTGGCGTCGAATCAGACAAAATGTACTTAAAGTGTGACTGGACCTCTGCAGGCTTCACCAAATTCCCATCCCTGTCTACAATGTCAAACACGTACATGTTGCCTTTCCTCATCACTAGCAGATGTCGCCCCTTATCATCGGTGAAGAGCTCATCCCGGCCGCGCTTTGGAATCCGAGTTGAGTTAAAGAGGCGAAAGTACTGCGACATGTCCAGGGGGTAGGCATTCACCATGTAGGCTCCATACCAAGACAAGGAGGACGGGACCCAACGGATCAGGTTCTTGAATCCGTCCGTGTCGCTTTTGGCCGGGTTCAGGTGGAAAACCTCTGGCTCCAGTAGACCAGCCCGGAGGGTTTTCATGAAGCGCACCGCTGAACACACCATGTTGGTCGCGCGCAACAGCTGGTCGTTGTACTCCGTCTTGGGGTCGGGATTGAAGGACATGAAGGGGTTGAAGTTGAGCACCACGGAGTCGCGTGCAGAGAGATACATGTCGAACCACGGCCCTGGAAGAAAAGAAGTCGTTTAACCGGATTCCCTCTAAGCATTTGAGATGCTCCAGTTCCTGGGTCGACATTCACCTGAGATgtagcttgtgtgtttgttgtttttgtcctgaGCGACCAGCTCTTCGTGCAGCTGCTTCCCCACACCGTTCTGGAAATCCTGAGCAAGTTTCTCTGTTGCTCTGAGGGTGAATCATAAGGATTGTTGCAGGTTAAGTTTCATGCATCAAATAAGGATACAAAacggtgttttttgtttttcttgtgaaatAATTACCTGAACTGGTCATCACCCAACAGAGGCTTCTGGGCAGCTAAATACCTCCTGATTGTATCCTCCAGTTTGGGTATGGGTAGTCTAAACAgcaaaagaacaacacaaagtaTACCGATCAGACATAATATTACGACCacttttataatattgtgtaggtcttctttgtgcctccaaaacagttgtgactcatcagagaatgaacatgagggcctttgggtcctatgggttgagcagggggctctgtggatcagaacTGTTCTGGTTCCTCCCAGGagtctatttttttctattatttttttgttttgtttttgtgtgtgtgtccgagtcaggctgcatcccgtttcactgctatggggtgagggggcctggtctggtgcAGGTGGATGCACACGAATGCCACGTCCAActttttcccagcagaacactgcatcgTCAACAatatgatcaatgttatttacttctcccgtcagtggttttaatgttgtggctgatctgtcaGTCATCGTTTGGTCCCCTAGTGGTGACCGAGCTTATATCAGGTGTGCCCTTTTACCTACATTCATCTAAACGCTTAATGGGTCACCTTCTTTCATTCAGACACCTTGCAACATCCACTTGAAATTTTCACCGTAGTCCACATTCACATTAAACCAAAGTTTAGTTAAATTGGAGAACATTTTAATTGGGCTTTATGTGAAAGGGGTTCTAGGCAAAACCCTCTACTAGTTTAGTTCCTTACCTGGGGAGGCTCTTCTGGTAATGCATCGACGGCACCACGCTTTGGTGCAAATACTCCGACGAAGAGGATTTTTTGCTGCTGTAGTGTCGCGTATGAATCCCCAAAGCAGCGCTTCTCGCATGAATTAGACTCCCAGGTGTCCTCAAAGAGGCTAAACACTGCACTGAAAGCAGACCTGCCATGGTGCTTGAGCGCTAGTGGGGGAAACTGAACACCTACAAATGGTCCTGATCGACGCGAAGCGCACCGGAGAGCTCAATCCAATCGTCAAAAGCAAAGCCTCAAGGAGCATCCGCACTGCAGCTGTCACAGCTAGCATTAGCAACCGAGATATAGCCTCGGTTAACCGGTGTGTTTCCGAACGAGCTTGACAGTGAGATTCGTTCAGCggagaaaaataagaatatgTTTATACACCTCAAACTGGTGCAATACAGTCAGTGATAAGCtgtaagagaaaacaaaaataaggaaaagagctggaaacaggaagttgaACCGGTGGAGCACGTCACGTGACTCCGCCTGGTTTTCGGGGTGTTGTTGGGGTCAATGGGTCAACGTACAAGAGTGTTTGAATGGCCAACCCCGTAagagtttattattattgttggtattattatttgttatccATACTACCTGTGTTATAATGTACATTGtcctattttattgtgtattgtcctattttattgtttaaaatgtccTGTTCTGCACATCACGCTGCTCACAGGTGCCTTAAAATGCCGCCTGAGACttataaagttttctgaatctgagtAGATTGATAGATTGCAGTATCTTAATCAAAATGGCTTTTATAAACCAATATTACATTTTCCTGCATTAAACTACTTGGGGTTTTATTAATAAAAGGCAGAGACAAGTGGCAAATAGTGACCATGTACACTGTTGCTTGTTCATGACATACAGTCATTTGGGCTGTGTTCTTTCTAATCgatgtattgtttttacactttgatTCTGTGGGAATCCACTACAATGTGAAACCATCCATTTTTCATTATGCGATCATCTGTCCAGCAGGGTGCAGTGTTTTCCTGGTTTATGACTGTGTGTTCTTAGCATTGTGTGTTCTGCGGTTTAGGACTCTGAGCTTAAACCCCACACACTagctaaagaaaaaaagctcaCTGAACAGTCTTTCCATAGATTGTGAGCAAGGGAGTGATTAACCCAGTGCCAGCGGGGCACTTGTCCTTGAGCTCTCTCCGACTCACCTCAACCACCATCTGAAGCCCAAACACCCACTCATGCACTCTGCTCTGCTCTACAAAAGCAGTGAGGGTGATAGTTCATTTCCATTACAGCAATAATTAGATGTCATCTTCCACTTCTATTGTATATATTAAATGCAGTGTAATGTGCTGACCTGTCCCTTTTGCAGAGCCTACTCTATACAGTCAACCATGATGGTATGCCTTCATACCATCTAATATTGCTGTTGCTAATATTGCTACCACTTCTTTACAAATTGCTGGGTACATGTTGTAtctgtggatatttttttttcatgtcacataTCTCACTTCAAGCACATAATGTTGTTTCAGTTAAATATCCACCGGTTTGGAAGTGCTTGGGTCTgcttctgcaaaataaaataacttatacactgaacatgttttttttaagaaactgtACACCAAATGGCAAATGAAAACTATATATTTAGCCTAACACTTTCATTACAAATGAATTGGTACCTGGGCGTACACCTCACCGACCACCTCACGCGGAGCAGCAACAGCTCCTGCCTGATAAGGAAGGCCCACCAGTACCTCTGACCTCATTTTACAGATGTGCAGTGGAGAGCATTCTCTGCTCCTGCATCATGGTGTGGCACGACAGCTGCTCAGCTTCAGAGAAGAAGGTTCTGCACCGAGTGGTTCATGACGGACCCCACGAACCCTGCGTGCACACTGTTTGCCCCTCTCCCCTCAGACCGTAGGTGGAAGAGGATCAGGACCCAGACTCTGTAACAGCTTCTACCCACAAGCAGTTTGACTGTTAAACTCTggcacatacacatgcacacacacccctGCTGCCCCCACACCAGAAATTAAGCTATGTGTAAATTCCGCTgttaatataaatgtattattgttatttaatgtaAATTCATTTCTACTTTATACTTATATTTCTACTTTATATAGTTGCTTAAATGTTGGCTTAACCAGGCCTCAGTGCTTATTTCCGTTCCACATCATGTATATGTTGttggaatgacaataaagtttccttgaatccttgaatccCTGATAATGTCAGCTTAACAGTATGTGTGACCCCACTTTTGCTTTAATAAGAGCACTGACATTGCATGATAATCCATGTCATCCCTGGAGGATGTGAGAACGTTGCAATGAGTTTCTAAAGGGTTCAGAATTGTCCTATATAATTCTTGCGTTTCTCAGTTTATAAATCCTCCACAGTAAATTACAttcgatagatagatagata
Coding sequences within:
- the aatf gene encoding protein AATF, translated to MAGSFSQQLEELLNPLPKFADPEDDGDEATKAKVTERLDEDDDEDGVGFSALRKHNTSLLSDTDRRYVGKAVSRKQLLMDIEGSDDDDDGEEVEEEDEEEEEEEEEGSIEEGGEDEEDDSMEDEDDDEEEELVDSDSHPNAKMSSKMDSDITFPKGVDFHKLTEGMDELGVSEDDDDGSDEESEGSIEDGGSGDDDDDDEDDDDDDDDEMEEGPVRTFSRDKVDEEVEKGKAVKNQLALWDHLLEGRIKIQKALATSNQLPQPQTLPEFKRLGGTELTGAMKNTHKALKALQRSLLELHDHLLYQNTDTRTIAVGKRADQSEDEEIDSDENKESPVRESGVPKRKLEMSEYPDFMAKRFAAFQPYSNATLQKWHDKTRLTMGKSNKGFGAFERNILTQVEQVLMDNERLVRRTQTKRSEYRVLGKKEASAVMSDNNITEGEVVDQPLKANTHLKDLDEDIFDDDDFYHQLLRELIERKTSAADPNDQVAMGRQWLAIQKLRSKIKKKVDTKASKGRKVRFHIHSKLVNFMAPIDHSSMSDEARSELYRSLFGQNASARE
- the magoh gene encoding protein mago nashi homolog gives rise to the protein MSTSDFYLRYYVGHKGKFGHEFLEFEFRPDGKLRYANNSNYKNDVMIRKEAYVHKSVMEELKRIIDDSEITKEDDALWPPPDRVGRQELEIVIGDEHISFTTSKIGSLIDVNQSKDPEGLRVFYYLVQDLKCLVFSLIGLHFKIKPI
- the cpt2 gene encoding carnitine O-palmitoyltransferase 2, mitochondrial is translated as MAGLLSVQCLASLRTPGSLIHARSAALGIHTRHYSSKKSSSSEYLHQSVVPSMHYQKSLPRLPIPKLEDTIRRYLAAQKPLLGDDQFRATEKLAQDFQNGVGKQLHEELVAQDKNNKHTSYISGPWFDMYLSARDSVVLNFNPFMSFNPDPKTEYNDQLLRATNMVCSAVRFMKTLRAGLLEPEVFHLNPAKSDTDGFKNLIRWVPSSLSWYGAYMVNAYPLDMSQYFRLFNSTRIPKRGRDELFTDDKGRHLLVMRKGNMYVFDIVDRDGNLVKPAEVQSHFKYILSDSTPAPEFPLGVLTSENRDVWAGLREKLLAAGNAEELRVVDSALFCLCLDDESMRDHIHISHNMLHGDGCNRWYDKSFTIILTKDGQAAINFEHSWGDGVAVLRFQNEVFKDTTEQPLVHPGSAPAAVDSASAVRRLQFNLDGELKNGIKKAKENFDSAVSKLTIDAMEFKKGGKEQLKKSKLSPDAVAQLAFQMGFLRQYGQTVATYESCSTAAFKHGRTETIRPATIHTKQCSHAFVCEPGKHSATELRAMLSECSKYHGQLTKEAAMGQGFDRHLFALRYLSNSKGQGLHSLYADPAYAAINHNILSTSTLTSPAVNLGGFAPVVPDGFGVGYGVHDNWIGCNVSSYPARNVHEFLQCVQKSLEDIFSVLEGKPLS